Proteins encoded by one window of Rhea pennata isolate bPtePen1 chromosome 11, bPtePen1.pri, whole genome shotgun sequence:
- the THOC2 gene encoding THO complex subunit 2 isoform X2: MERRAPSPRVPRARVPSCLAGRSVPSDPGPSLPHPGSRRHTGKMAAAAALPAEWIKNWEKAGKSEFLQLCRTLSENKSHDNMGFRDIQQALYELAYHVVRGNLKHDQASNVLGDVIEFREDMPSILADVFCILDIETSCLEEKSKRDHFTQLVLACLYLVSDTVLKERLDPETLESLGLIKQSQQFNQKSVKIKTKLFYKQQKFNLLREENEGYAKLIAELGQDLSGNITSDLILENIKSLIGCFNLDPNRVLDIILEVYECRPEYDDFFVPLIESYMYMCEPQTLCHILGFKFKFYQDPSGETPSSLYRVAAVLLQHNLIDLEDLYVHLLPGDNAIIEEHKREIVEAKQIVRKLTMVVLSSEKTEEKEKEKEKEEEKTEKPPDNQKLGLLEALLKIGDWQHAQSIMDQMPPFYATSHKPIAVALCQLVHVTIEPLYRRVGVPKGAKGSPIPSLPNKRAPKQADSFEDLRKEVFNMLCYLGPHLSHDPILFAKVVRLGKAFMKEFQSDGSKQEDKEKMEILFSCLLSITDQVLLPSLSLMDCNACMSEELWGMFKTFPYQYRYRLYGQWKNETYNSHPLLVKVKAQTIDRAKYIMKRLTKENVKPSGRQIGKLSHSNPTILFDYILSQIQKYDNLITPVVDSLKYLTSLNYDVLAYCIIEALANPEKERMKHDDTTISSWLQSLASFCGAVFRKYPIELAGLLQYVANQLKAGKSFDLLILKEVVQKMAGIEITEEMTMEQLEAMTGGEQLKAEGGYFGQIRNTKKSSQRLKDALLDHDLALPLCLLMAQQRNGVIFQEGGEKHLKLVGKLYDQCHDTLVQFGGFLASNLSTEDYIKRVPSIDVLCNEFHTPHDAAFFLSRPMYAHHISSKYDELKKAEKGNKQQHKVHKYITSCELVMAPVHDAVISLHLPKVWDDISPQFYATFWSLTMYDLAVPHSSYDREVNKLKVQMKAIDDNQEMPPNKKKKEKERCTALQDKLLEEEKKQLEHVQRVLQRLKLEKDNWLLAKSTKNETITKFLQLCIFPRCIFSAIDAVYCAHFVELVHQQKTPNFSTLLCYDRVFSDIIYTVASCTENEASRYGRFLCCMLETVTRWHSDRVIYEKECGNYPGFLTILRATGFDGGNKADQLDYENFRHVVHKWHYKLTKASVHCLETGEYTHIRNILIVLTKILPWYPKVLNLGQALERRVHKICQEEKEKRPDLYALAMGYSGQLKSRKPYMVPENEFHHKDPPARNAVAATVQNGPGGAGMPTSLSINTAKLEESTAEETDKLKEKSQGAVKVINKAVNATPKVTTSNGNSASNSKIIKEKDDKEKGGKEKDKEKKEKTPAATPETKALGKDGKDKPKEERANKDDKAREIKEKTPKSDKEKEKAKKEEKASKEEKTKTVVTNIDSKSAAEKEREKEPSRERDIAKDMKSKENAKGGEKMPVAGSLKSPVPRSETSESEREQKRRKVDTHSSPSHSSTVKDNLSELKDSSAKHYINHTTPTLSKSKEREVDKKDLDKSRERSREREKKDEKDRKDRKRDHSNSDREVPQDSTKRRKEENGTTGSSKHSKSESPSDSPRSNEKEKEKNKSKSSGKEKGDSIKAEKMEKSSSGSKKESRHDKDKTEKKEKRDSTGGKEEKKHHKSSDKHR, encoded by the exons TATCTTGTATCTGACACTGTCCTAAAGGAGCGTTTAGATCCAGAAACGCTGGAGTCGTTAGGACTTATCAAGCAGTCTCAACAGTTCAATCAgaaatctgttaaaataaagacaaaactaTT TTATAAGCAACAGAAGTTTAATTTGTTAAGAGAGGAGAATGAAGGTTATGCAAAGCTGATTGCAGAACTGGGGCAAGACTTATCTGGAAATATCACTAGTGATTTAATCCTTGAAAATATCAAATCTTTAATAG GATGTTTTAACCTTGATCCTAACAGAGTTTTGGATATTATCCTAGAAGTCTATGAGTGCAGACCTGAGTATGATGATTTCTTTGTGCCATTGATAGAGTcctatatgtatatgtgtgagCCTCAAACTCTCTGCCATATTCTTGGATTCAAATTCAAGTTTTATCAG GATCCCAGTGGTGAGACACCTTCCTCCTTATACAGAGTTGCTGCTGTCCTTTTGCAACACAATCTCATTGATTTGGAAGATCTTTATGTTCAT CTTCTTCCAGGGGATAATGCCATCATCGAAGAACACAAGCGAGAGATAGTAGAAGCTAAGCAAATTGTCAGAAAACTTACAATGGTTGTCTTGTCTTctgaaaagactgaagaaaaagagaaagaaaaagaaaaggaggaggagaaaactgaaaag CCACCTGATAATCAGAAGCTTGGTTTGTTGgaagctttattaaaaattggTGATTGGCAGCATGCACAAAGTATTATGGATCAGATGCCTCCATTTTATGCTACTTCACACAAACCTATTGCAGTTGCCCTTTGCCAGCTGGTACATGTGACAATTGAACCTCTGTATCGCAG AGTTGGAGTACCTAAAGGGGCTAAAGGGTCACCAATTCCTTCTTTGCCAAACAAGAGAGCACCAAAACAAGCAGACAGTTTTGAAGACTTGAGAAAGGAAGTGTTCAACATGCTCTGTTACCTTGGTCCTCATCTTTCCCATGATCCGATTTTATTTGCGAAAGTGGTGCGCCTTGGAAAAGCATTTATGAAAGAG TTTCAGTCTGATGGAAGTAAACAAGAAGATAAGGAGAAAATG GAGATCTTATTTAGCTGTCTGTTGAGTATTACCGATCAAGTATTGCTTCCATCGCTTTCTTTGATGGACTGCAATGCGTGCATGTCTGAAGAATTGTGGGGAATGTTCAAAACTTTTCCATACCAGTACCG GTATCGTCTTTATGGACAATGGAAGAACGAAACATATAATAGCCATCCACTTCTAGTGAAAGTTAAAGCTCAGACCATAGACCGAGCCAAATATATCATGAA GCGTCtaacaaaggaaaatgtgaaacCCTCTGGAAGACAAATCGGAAAACTCAGTCACAGCAATCCTACAATTTTATTTGATTAT attttatcaCAAATACAGAAGTATGATAACTTAATAACTCCAGTTGTTGATTCACTGAAATACCTCACTTCACTGAACTACGATGTCTTGGCAT ACTGTATTATTGAAGCTCTGGCAAATCCTGAAAAGGAGAGAATGAAGCATGACGACACCACCATCTCAAGCTGGCTACAGa GTCTGGCTAGCTTTTGTGGTGCGGTTTTCCGAAAATACCCAATTGAACTTGCTGGTTTACTTCAGTATGTAGCAAACCAACTGAAAGCTGGGAAAAG ctttgatttgcttattttaaaagaggtaGTACAAAAAATGGCTGGGATAGAAATTACTGAAGAAATGACAATGGAACAGTTGGAAGCCATGACTGGTGGAGAACAGCTAAAAGCTGAG GGTGGATACTTCGGCCAAATCaggaacacaaaaaaatcttctcAGAGATTGAAGGATGCGTTACTGGACCATGATCTTGCCCTTCCACTATGCCTGCTTATGGCTCAACAAAGAAATGGTGTGATCTTTcaagagggaggggaaaaacatCTGAAACTTGTGGGAAAACTGTATGATCAG TGCCATGACACCCTGGTACAATTTGGTGGATTTTTAGCATCCAATCTAAGCACAGAGGATTACATTAAGCGAGTGCCTTCTATTGATGTTCTCTGTAATGAGTTTCACACACCTCATGATGCTGCGTTTTTCCTTTCAAGACCCATGTATGCACACCATATTTCA TCAAAGTATGATGAACTAAAAAAAGCGGAGAAGGGAAATAAACAGCAACACAAAGTTCACAAATACATTACATCATGTGAGCTGGTGATGGCTCCTGTTCATGATGCTGTGATCTCTCTGCACCTTCCCAAGGTTTGGGATGACATCAGTCCTCAGTTTTATGCTACATTCTGGTCTCTGACAATGTATGACCTTGCTGTCCCACATAGTAGCTATGACAGAGAAGTCAATAAACTTAAAGTCCAGATGAAAGCCATAGATGACAATCAGGAGATG CcaccaaataaaaagaaaaaagaaaaagaacgtTGTACAGCTCTTCAGGACAAGCTTcttgaagaggagaagaaacagtTGGAACATGTGCAAAGAGTTCTGCAGAGACTGAAACTGGAGAAGGATAACTGGCTTCTGGCAA AGTCTACCAAAAATGAGACTATCACAAAATTTCTGCAGTTGTGTATATTTCCTCGCTGCATTTTTTCGGCAATCGATGCGGTTTATTGTGCTCACTTTGTAGAGCTGGTGCATCAGCAGAAAACACCCAACTTCTCAACACTTCTCTGTTATGATAGA GTTTTCTCTGATATTATATATACAGTAGCAAGTTGCACTGAAAATGAAGCTAGTAGATACGGCAGGTTTTTATGCTGTATGTTGGAGACTGTGACTAGATGGCACAGTGACAGAGTCATATATGAAAAG GAATGTGGCAATTATCCAGGCTTCCTCACTATATTACGGGCAACTGGATTTGATGGCGGAAATAAAGCTGATCAATTGGATTATGAGAATTTTAGACATGTGGTACACAAATGGCACTATAAGTTAACTAAG GCTTCTGTACACTGCCTTGAAACAGGTGAATATACACATATCAGAAATATCCTGATAGTGCTGACCAAGATCCTTCCATGGTATCCAAAAGTATTGAACCTGGGTCAAGCCTTGGAAAGAAGAGTCCATAAGATatgtcaggaagaaaaagagaagcgACCTGATCTATATGCGTTGGCTATGGG CTATTCTGGGCAGTTGAAAAGTAGGAAGCCTTACATGGTACCTGAAAATGAATTCCACCACAAAGACCCACCTGCCAGGAATGCTGTAGCTGCAACAGTACAAAATGGGCCAGGTGGTGCTGGGATGCCTACATCTCTCTCAATAAATACAGCTAAACTAGAAGAAAGCACTGCTGAGGAGACTG ataaaCTAAAGGAGAAATCTCAGGGTGCTGTGAAAGTTATTAATAAAGCTGTCAATGCTACACCAAAGGTGACAACAAGCAATGGAAACAGTGCTTCTAATAG caaaattattaaagaaaaagatgataaagaaaaaggtgggaaggaaaaagataaagaaaaaaaagaaaagactccAGCTGCCACTCCAGAGACCAAGGCACTTGGGAAGGATGGAAAAGATAAACCAAAGGAAGAACGGGCAAATAAAGATGATAAAGCAAGAGAGATCAAGGAGAAAACGCCAAAATCtgacaaagagaaggaaaaagccaagaaagaagaaaaagcttcaaaagaagaaaaaacgAAGACAGTTGTTACCAACATTGATTCAAAGtcagctgcagaaaaggagagagaaaaggagccGTCCAGAGAAAGAGATATAGCGAAGGATATGAAATCCAAGGAAAATGctaaaggaggagaaaagatgcCAGTAGCTGGGTCCTTGAAGTCACCTGTTCCCCGATCAGAAACATCAGAATCTGAAAGGG aACAAAAACGCCGCAAAGTTGATACCCATTCTTCTCCGTCACATTCCTCAACAGTAAAG GACAACCTCAGCGAACTCAAGGACTCTTCAGCAAAG CACTACATTAACCACACTACTCCAACACTGTCCAAGAGTAAGGAGAGAGAAGTGGACAAGAAAGATTTGGACAAGTCAAGGGAAAGatcaagagagagagagaagaaagatgaaaaggacAGGAAAGATCGGAAAAGG GATCATTCAAACAGTGACCGGGAGGTGCCACAGGATTCAACTAAACGACGCAAAGAGGAAAATGGGACAA CTGGTTCTTCAAAACACAGTAAAAGTGAAAGTCCTTCTGATTCCCCTCGctcaaatgaaaaggaaaaggagaagaacaaatcaaaatcttcaggcaaagaaaaaggtgattcaatcaaagcagagaagatggagaagagCTCCTCTGGTAGCAAAAAG GAATCAAGACATGataaagataaaacagaaaagaaagaaaaacgcGACAGcactggaggaaaagaagaaaagaaaca TCATAAATCTTCAGACAAGCACAGATAA
- the THOC2 gene encoding THO complex subunit 2 isoform X4, translated as MCTCMCIFSWHKEENSLGCFNLDPNRVLDIILEVYECRPEYDDFFVPLIESYMYMCEPQTLCHILGFKFKFYQDPSGETPSSLYRVAAVLLQHNLIDLEDLYVHLLPGDNAIIEEHKREIVEAKQIVRKLTMVVLSSEKTEEKEKEKEKEEEKTEKPPDNQKLGLLEALLKIGDWQHAQSIMDQMPPFYATSHKPIAVALCQLVHVTIEPLYRRVGVPKGAKGSPIPSLPNKRAPKQADSFEDLRKEVFNMLCYLGPHLSHDPILFAKVVRLGKAFMKEVGTAKKFISDGMVKFQSDGSKQEDKEKMEILFSCLLSITDQVLLPSLSLMDCNACMSEELWGMFKTFPYQYRYRLYGQWKNETYNSHPLLVKVKAQTIDRAKYIMKRLTKENVKPSGRQIGKLSHSNPTILFDYILSQIQKYDNLITPVVDSLKYLTSLNYDVLAYCIIEALANPEKERMKHDDTTISSWLQSLASFCGAVFRKYPIELAGLLQYVANQLKAGKSFDLLILKEVVQKMAGIEITEEMTMEQLEAMTGGEQLKAEGGYFGQIRNTKKSSQRLKDALLDHDLALPLCLLMAQQRNGVIFQEGGEKHLKLVGKLYDQCHDTLVQFGGFLASNLSTEDYIKRVPSIDVLCNEFHTPHDAAFFLSRPMYAHHISSKYDELKKAEKGNKQQHKVHKYITSCELVMAPVHDAVISLHLPKVWDDISPQFYATFWSLTMYDLAVPHSSYDREVNKLKVQMKAIDDNQEMPPNKKKKEKERCTALQDKLLEEEKKQLEHVQRVLQRLKLEKDNWLLAKSTKNETITKFLQLCIFPRCIFSAIDAVYCAHFVELVHQQKTPNFSTLLCYDRVFSDIIYTVASCTENEASRYGRFLCCMLETVTRWHSDRVIYEKECGNYPGFLTILRATGFDGGNKADQLDYENFRHVVHKWHYKLTKASVHCLETGEYTHIRNILIVLTKILPWYPKVLNLGQALERRVHKICQEEKEKRPDLYALAMGYSGQLKSRKPYMVPENEFHHKDPPARNAVAATVQNGPGGAGMPTSLSINTAKLEESTAEETDKLKEKSQGAVKVINKAVNATPKVTTSNGNSASNSKIIKEKDDKEKGGKEKDKEKKEKTPAATPETKALGKDGKDKPKEERANKDDKAREIKEKTPKSDKEKEKAKKEEKASKEEKTKTVVTNIDSKSAAEKEREKEPSRERDIAKDMKSKENAKGGEKMPVAGSLKSPVPRSETSESEREQKRRKVDTHSSPSHSSTVKDNLSELKDSSAKHYINHTTPTLSKSKEREVDKKDLDKSRERSREREKKDEKDRKDRKRDHSNSDREVPQDSTKRRKEENGTTGSSKHSKSESPSDSPRSNEKEKEKNKSKSSGKEKGDSIKAEKMEKSSSGSKKESRHDKDKTEKKEKRDSTGGKEEKKHHKSSDKHR; from the exons ATGTGTACGTGCATGTGCATTTTCTCATggcacaaagaagaaaatagtctGG GATGTTTTAACCTTGATCCTAACAGAGTTTTGGATATTATCCTAGAAGTCTATGAGTGCAGACCTGAGTATGATGATTTCTTTGTGCCATTGATAGAGTcctatatgtatatgtgtgagCCTCAAACTCTCTGCCATATTCTTGGATTCAAATTCAAGTTTTATCAG GATCCCAGTGGTGAGACACCTTCCTCCTTATACAGAGTTGCTGCTGTCCTTTTGCAACACAATCTCATTGATTTGGAAGATCTTTATGTTCAT CTTCTTCCAGGGGATAATGCCATCATCGAAGAACACAAGCGAGAGATAGTAGAAGCTAAGCAAATTGTCAGAAAACTTACAATGGTTGTCTTGTCTTctgaaaagactgaagaaaaagagaaagaaaaagaaaaggaggaggagaaaactgaaaag CCACCTGATAATCAGAAGCTTGGTTTGTTGgaagctttattaaaaattggTGATTGGCAGCATGCACAAAGTATTATGGATCAGATGCCTCCATTTTATGCTACTTCACACAAACCTATTGCAGTTGCCCTTTGCCAGCTGGTACATGTGACAATTGAACCTCTGTATCGCAG AGTTGGAGTACCTAAAGGGGCTAAAGGGTCACCAATTCCTTCTTTGCCAAACAAGAGAGCACCAAAACAAGCAGACAGTTTTGAAGACTTGAGAAAGGAAGTGTTCAACATGCTCTGTTACCTTGGTCCTCATCTTTCCCATGATCCGATTTTATTTGCGAAAGTGGTGCGCCTTGGAAAAGCATTTATGAAAGAG GTCGGAACTGCGAAGAAATTCATCAGTGACGGAATGGTTAAG TTTCAGTCTGATGGAAGTAAACAAGAAGATAAGGAGAAAATG GAGATCTTATTTAGCTGTCTGTTGAGTATTACCGATCAAGTATTGCTTCCATCGCTTTCTTTGATGGACTGCAATGCGTGCATGTCTGAAGAATTGTGGGGAATGTTCAAAACTTTTCCATACCAGTACCG GTATCGTCTTTATGGACAATGGAAGAACGAAACATATAATAGCCATCCACTTCTAGTGAAAGTTAAAGCTCAGACCATAGACCGAGCCAAATATATCATGAA GCGTCtaacaaaggaaaatgtgaaacCCTCTGGAAGACAAATCGGAAAACTCAGTCACAGCAATCCTACAATTTTATTTGATTAT attttatcaCAAATACAGAAGTATGATAACTTAATAACTCCAGTTGTTGATTCACTGAAATACCTCACTTCACTGAACTACGATGTCTTGGCAT ACTGTATTATTGAAGCTCTGGCAAATCCTGAAAAGGAGAGAATGAAGCATGACGACACCACCATCTCAAGCTGGCTACAGa GTCTGGCTAGCTTTTGTGGTGCGGTTTTCCGAAAATACCCAATTGAACTTGCTGGTTTACTTCAGTATGTAGCAAACCAACTGAAAGCTGGGAAAAG ctttgatttgcttattttaaaagaggtaGTACAAAAAATGGCTGGGATAGAAATTACTGAAGAAATGACAATGGAACAGTTGGAAGCCATGACTGGTGGAGAACAGCTAAAAGCTGAG GGTGGATACTTCGGCCAAATCaggaacacaaaaaaatcttctcAGAGATTGAAGGATGCGTTACTGGACCATGATCTTGCCCTTCCACTATGCCTGCTTATGGCTCAACAAAGAAATGGTGTGATCTTTcaagagggaggggaaaaacatCTGAAACTTGTGGGAAAACTGTATGATCAG TGCCATGACACCCTGGTACAATTTGGTGGATTTTTAGCATCCAATCTAAGCACAGAGGATTACATTAAGCGAGTGCCTTCTATTGATGTTCTCTGTAATGAGTTTCACACACCTCATGATGCTGCGTTTTTCCTTTCAAGACCCATGTATGCACACCATATTTCA TCAAAGTATGATGAACTAAAAAAAGCGGAGAAGGGAAATAAACAGCAACACAAAGTTCACAAATACATTACATCATGTGAGCTGGTGATGGCTCCTGTTCATGATGCTGTGATCTCTCTGCACCTTCCCAAGGTTTGGGATGACATCAGTCCTCAGTTTTATGCTACATTCTGGTCTCTGACAATGTATGACCTTGCTGTCCCACATAGTAGCTATGACAGAGAAGTCAATAAACTTAAAGTCCAGATGAAAGCCATAGATGACAATCAGGAGATG CcaccaaataaaaagaaaaaagaaaaagaacgtTGTACAGCTCTTCAGGACAAGCTTcttgaagaggagaagaaacagtTGGAACATGTGCAAAGAGTTCTGCAGAGACTGAAACTGGAGAAGGATAACTGGCTTCTGGCAA AGTCTACCAAAAATGAGACTATCACAAAATTTCTGCAGTTGTGTATATTTCCTCGCTGCATTTTTTCGGCAATCGATGCGGTTTATTGTGCTCACTTTGTAGAGCTGGTGCATCAGCAGAAAACACCCAACTTCTCAACACTTCTCTGTTATGATAGA GTTTTCTCTGATATTATATATACAGTAGCAAGTTGCACTGAAAATGAAGCTAGTAGATACGGCAGGTTTTTATGCTGTATGTTGGAGACTGTGACTAGATGGCACAGTGACAGAGTCATATATGAAAAG GAATGTGGCAATTATCCAGGCTTCCTCACTATATTACGGGCAACTGGATTTGATGGCGGAAATAAAGCTGATCAATTGGATTATGAGAATTTTAGACATGTGGTACACAAATGGCACTATAAGTTAACTAAG GCTTCTGTACACTGCCTTGAAACAGGTGAATATACACATATCAGAAATATCCTGATAGTGCTGACCAAGATCCTTCCATGGTATCCAAAAGTATTGAACCTGGGTCAAGCCTTGGAAAGAAGAGTCCATAAGATatgtcaggaagaaaaagagaagcgACCTGATCTATATGCGTTGGCTATGGG CTATTCTGGGCAGTTGAAAAGTAGGAAGCCTTACATGGTACCTGAAAATGAATTCCACCACAAAGACCCACCTGCCAGGAATGCTGTAGCTGCAACAGTACAAAATGGGCCAGGTGGTGCTGGGATGCCTACATCTCTCTCAATAAATACAGCTAAACTAGAAGAAAGCACTGCTGAGGAGACTG ataaaCTAAAGGAGAAATCTCAGGGTGCTGTGAAAGTTATTAATAAAGCTGTCAATGCTACACCAAAGGTGACAACAAGCAATGGAAACAGTGCTTCTAATAG caaaattattaaagaaaaagatgataaagaaaaaggtgggaaggaaaaagataaagaaaaaaaagaaaagactccAGCTGCCACTCCAGAGACCAAGGCACTTGGGAAGGATGGAAAAGATAAACCAAAGGAAGAACGGGCAAATAAAGATGATAAAGCAAGAGAGATCAAGGAGAAAACGCCAAAATCtgacaaagagaaggaaaaagccaagaaagaagaaaaagcttcaaaagaagaaaaaacgAAGACAGTTGTTACCAACATTGATTCAAAGtcagctgcagaaaaggagagagaaaaggagccGTCCAGAGAAAGAGATATAGCGAAGGATATGAAATCCAAGGAAAATGctaaaggaggagaaaagatgcCAGTAGCTGGGTCCTTGAAGTCACCTGTTCCCCGATCAGAAACATCAGAATCTGAAAGGG aACAAAAACGCCGCAAAGTTGATACCCATTCTTCTCCGTCACATTCCTCAACAGTAAAG GACAACCTCAGCGAACTCAAGGACTCTTCAGCAAAG CACTACATTAACCACACTACTCCAACACTGTCCAAGAGTAAGGAGAGAGAAGTGGACAAGAAAGATTTGGACAAGTCAAGGGAAAGatcaagagagagagagaagaaagatgaaaaggacAGGAAAGATCGGAAAAGG GATCATTCAAACAGTGACCGGGAGGTGCCACAGGATTCAACTAAACGACGCAAAGAGGAAAATGGGACAA CTGGTTCTTCAAAACACAGTAAAAGTGAAAGTCCTTCTGATTCCCCTCGctcaaatgaaaaggaaaaggagaagaacaaatcaaaatcttcaggcaaagaaaaaggtgattcaatcaaagcagagaagatggagaagagCTCCTCTGGTAGCAAAAAG GAATCAAGACATGataaagataaaacagaaaagaaagaaaaacgcGACAGcactggaggaaaagaagaaaagaaaca TCATAAATCTTCAGACAAGCACAGATAA